A portion of the Fusobacterium sp. SYSU M8D902 genome contains these proteins:
- a CDS encoding IS30 family transposase: MNHKYYITERKKGKHLSYEERVKIETLLERNVTLKEIATIIGVSVRTINREKKRGMVKGLLDTNLKPYDKYSAQKSQRRYDKLQKTKQSNLKIDKNIELANFIEDKILNDKVSPYVALELAKKAGFEVNFCLKTLYNYIVAEIFLILSVKDLPYYRKKNNPRKIIKRIRKAGGRSIKERAEFINNREELGHWEMDTVVGTRE, translated from the coding sequence CACAGAAAGAAAAAAAGGGAAACATTTATCTTATGAAGAGAGAGTAAAAATTGAAACTTTATTAGAAAGAAATGTTACTTTAAAAGAAATAGCAACTATTATTGGAGTTAGTGTTAGGACTATTAATCGTGAGAAAAAAAGAGGGATGGTTAAAGGTCTATTAGACACTAATTTAAAACCATATGATAAGTATTCGGCGCAGAAGTCTCAAAGAAGATATGACAAACTTCAAAAGACTAAACAAAGTAATTTAAAGATAGATAAAAATATCGAGTTAGCTAATTTTATAGAAGATAAAATACTTAATGATAAAGTGTCTCCATATGTTGCTTTAGAATTAGCGAAGAAAGCAGGGTTTGAAGTAAATTTTTGTCTAAAAACTTTATATAACTATATTGTAGCAGAAATTTTTTTAATTCTAAGTGTAAAAGATCTTCCGTATTACCGTAAGAAGAATAACCCAAGAAAAATTATTAAAAGAATTAGAAAAGCTGGTGGAAGAAGTATTAAAGAAAGAGCAGAATTTATTAATAATCGCGAGGAGCTTGGACACTGGGAAATGGATACTGTTGTTGGAACTAGAGAA